A window of Helicoverpa armigera isolate CAAS_96S chromosome 30, ASM3070526v1, whole genome shotgun sequence contains these coding sequences:
- the LOC110381918 gene encoding uncharacterized protein LOC110381918 isoform X1 produces the protein MGNIPSQGQGGYGQGQPGYGPQQGPFGGGPYQQGYGQQQQGEASRGRWLLDRIRRHLRGQGQPSTVIQGQPSTVIQGQPSIVIQCQPDTAIQDQPDTAIQDQPDTAIQCQPDTAIQDQPDTAVQDQPSAVIQGQPDTTIQDQPSTAIQGQPSTVIQGQPDTTIQDQPSTAIQGQLSTAIQCQPDTAIQDQPSTAIQDQPSIVIQGQTSNASQSHSRSIIQSQRSKIPQDQKLAIPQGQSYTITTRQGNDFCHPQHDGGNDIQVQTSNALQSCSCSSIVQPQRGNIPQGQRLAVPLGCSYTITTRQRNDFCHTQHDACTDIQGQRLALPQGRSYTIIPRHRNEFCHTQPGGCTVIQGQTSNTSQSYNRSLIQSQISNNNILQSQRLALPRGLSYTIATRQRNDFSHTQHDNSTLNRKGSRKVQKSSPSQGQQYTQGQNLRNTVLKDPKSVLPKLRAGPRNNQASTLTQGRKDDLRDLRFTITRGQRASQTGVYGTVTTVAYGKHTYPGQSVQENPSYPHGNQPYPQETQNYPQGGPYPQGGQYPQGNPQYGYPQQGGYPQQGGYPQQGGYPQQGGYPQQGYPQQGYPQQGYQQQHNYPQQGYGQQGYGQQGYGQQGYGQGQPGGMQGVAQKAGCAACIACLTCLLCSCCQGMLGAGMDPEHQGEEGGGYDQGGTNVSPPQTSGMDDY, from the exons ATGGGGAACATA CCATCTCAGGGGCAAGGAGGGTACGGTCAAGGTCAACCCGGCTACGGGCCGCAGCAGGGCCCATTCGGTGGCGGCCCCTACCAACAGGGGTATGGACAGCAACAACAG GGTGAAGCTAGTCGAGGAAGATGGTTACTGGATAGAATAAGACGACATCTCAGAGGTCAAGGTCAACCGAGTACCGTTATTCAAGGTCAACCGAGTACCGTTATACAAGGTCAACCGAGTATCGTTATTCAATGTCAACCTGATACTGCTATTCAAGATCAACCTGATACCGCTATTCAAGATCAACCTGATACCGCTATTCAATGTCAACCTGATACCGCTATTCAAGATCAACCTGATACCGCTGTTCAAGATCAACCTAGTGCAGTTATTCAAGGTCAACCTGATACCACTATTCAAGATCAACCTAGTACAGCTATTCAAGGTCAACCTAGTACCGTTATTCAAGGTCAACCTGATACCACTATTCAAGATCAACCTAGTACCGCTATTCAAGGTCAACTTAGTACCGCTATTCAATGTCAACCTGATACCGCTATTCAAGATCAACCGAGTACCGCTATTCAAGATCAACCGAGTATCGTTATTCAAGGTCAAACAAGTAATGCATCGCAAAGTCATAGCAGAAGCATAATACAATCTCAAAGAAGTAAGATTCCTCAAGATCAAAAACTTGCCATACCTCAAGGTCAAAGTTATACCATCACAACTCGACAAGGAAATGATTTTTGTCACCCACAGCACGATGGTGGTAACGATATTCAAGTTCAAACAAGTAATGCATTACAAAGTTGCAGTTGCAGCAGCATAGTACAACCTCAAAGAGGTAACATTCCTCAAGGTCAAAGACTTGCCGTACCTTTAGGTTGCAGTTATACCATCACAACTCGACAAAGAAATGACTTTTGTCACACACAGCACGATGCTTGCACTGATATTCAAGGTCAAAGACTTGCCTTACCTCAAGGTCGCAGTTATACTATCATACCTCGACATAGAAATGAGTTTTGTCACACACAGCCAGGTGGTTGTACCGTTATTCAAGGTCAAACAAGTAATACATCGCAAAGTTATAACAGAAGCCTAATACAATCTCAAATAAGTAACAATAATAttcttcaaagtcaaagacttGCCTTACCGCGAGGTCTCAGTTATACTATCGCAACTCGTCAAAGAAATGACTTCTCTCACACACAGCACGATAATTCCACACTTAATCGTAAGGGTTCCCGAAAAGTTCAAAAGAGTTCTCCATCTCAAGGTCAACAATACACCCAAGGTCAAAACTTAAGGAATACCGTCTTAAAAGACCCAAAAAGTGTACTGCCAAAACTACGTGCAGGTCCCCGAAACAATCAAGCAAGTACCCTAACCCAAGGTCGAAAAGATGACCTTAGAGATCTCAGATTTACCATAACGCGAGGACAAAGGGCGTCGCAAACTGGAGTTTACGGGACCGTCACAACTGTTGCCTATGGTAAACATACGTACCCAGGACAGTCTGTTCAAGAAAATCCTTCTTACCCCCACGGAAACCAGCCTTACCCTCAAGAGACTCAGAATTACCCACAAGGCGGGCCTTACCCGCAAGGTGGGCAGTATCCCCAGGGGAATCCACAG TACGGCTATCCTCAACAGGGAGGGTATCCACAACAAGGGGGATATCCACAGCAAGGAGGATATCCACAACAGGGAGGATATCCGCAACAGGGCTATCCACAACAGGGCTATCCACAACAGGGATATCAACAACAACATAACTATCCACAACAGGGGTATGGGCAGCAGGGATATGGACAGCAAGGATATGGCCAGCAAGGATATGGACAAG GTCAACCGGGAGGGATGCAAGGCGTTGCCCAGAAAGCTGGTTGCGCAGCCTGCATCGCATGCCTGACGTGCCTCCTATGTTCTTGCTGCCAAGGCATGCTAGGAGCTGGCATGGATCCTGAGCACCAGGGCGAGGAGGGGGGAGGATATGATCAAGGTGGAACCAACGTCTCACCTCCGCAAACGTCAGGCATGGACGATTATTAG
- the LOC110383177 gene encoding aldo-keto reductase family 1 member B1, giving the protein MAANVPIILNNGRTCPVLGLGTWKSQPGQVTEAVKDAIDAGYRHIDCAHIYLNEKEVGEALKTKFNEGVIKREDIFITSKLWCTFHRPDLVEGAIKTTLQNLGLDYLDLYLIHWPQAFKEGEELFPKDADDKIIASPVDYVDTYKAMEKLVEQGLTRSIGLSNFNKRQIERVLEVATIKPAMLQIEVHPYLNQQPLIDFCKLHDIAITAYSPLGSPDRPWAKPGDPQLLDDPRIKTIADKYGKTVAQVLIRYAIDRGIVVIPKSVTKSRIIQNFNVFDFQLTLDDIKEIASLECKGRVCMMGDTYHPDYPFHDEY; this is encoded by the exons ATGGCAGCTAATGTACCGATTATTTTGAACAACGGACGTACGTGCCCTGTACTTGGACTGGGAACTTGGaaa TCCCAGCCTGGTCAAGTTACTGAAGCCGTGAAAGATGCCATCGATGCTGGGTACCGTCACATCGACTGCGCTCACATCTACCTGAACGAGAAGGAAGTCGGTGAGGCACTCAAGACCAAGTTCAATGAAGGAGTTATTAAAAG GGAAGACATTTTCATAACATCCAAGTTGTGGTGCACATTCCACCGGCCAGATCTCGTGGAAGGAGCTATCAAGACCACTCTGCAGAACCTGGGATTGGACTACCTGGACTTATACCTGATTCACTGGCCACAGGCTTTTAAG GAAGGCGAGGAGTTGTTCCCCAAAGACGCAGACGACAAGATCATCGCGTCTCCCGTAGACTACGTCGACACGTACAAGGCCATGGAGAAGCTGGTGGAACAAGGCCTGACGAGGAGCATCGGCCTGTCTAACTTCAACAAGAGACAGATTGAGAGGGTGCTTGAAGTTGCTACTATTAAGCCGGCTATGTTGCAG ATCGAAGTCCACCCCTACTTGAACCAGCAACCTCTAATAGACTTCTGCAAACTCCACGACATTGCCATCACGGCGTACTCCCCGCTGGGCTCTCCTGACAGACCCTGGGCGAAGCCGGGTGACCCTCAGCTGTTGGATGATCCCAGGATCAAGACCATTGCCGATAAGTATGGGAAGACGGTCGCGCAGGTGCTGATCAG ATACGCCATCGACCGCGGCATCGTAGTGATCCCGAAGTCGGTGACAAAGTCGCGAATCATTCAAAACTTCAACGTCTTCGACTTCCAACTGACTCTCGACGATATCAAGGAAATAGCCAGCCTGGAGTGCAAAGGAAGAGTCTGCATGATGGGAGA tacttACCACCCGGACTACCCGTTCCATGATGAATATTGA
- the LOC110383546 gene encoding transmembrane emp24 domain-containing protein 5 — protein MRYIFLTTIFSVVFAYEKDMTIMVQAGKVDCFFHKVQVDEIIDIEYQVIDSTHGDLDISFQLGDPTGRVIVADFKKPENSHRHTATSSGDYKFCFDNSFSTFSQKTVFFDMLIDGDEQDEKDYDDDKEMELGNAAETYMMRVRDISESVTRVKDKVSTARRLQELHSAHEARDRNLAEEMCDRVLTWSIGHVLLMLLVGITQVIFVKSLFEDTRSFRKLVPGFSSR, from the exons ATGcgctacatatttttaacaactATATTTAGCGTAGTTTTTGCTTACGAAAAAGACATGACTATTATGGTACAGGCTGGAAAAGTGGACTGTTTCTTCCACAAAGTGCAGGTGGACGAAATAATCGACATAGAATATCAG GTGATAGACTCAACACACGGCGACTTAGACATATCGTTCCAACTGGGCGATCCTACCGGCCGCGTCATAGTCGCCGACTTCAAGAAGCCGGAGAACTCGCACAGGCACACGGCGACTTCCAGCGGAGATTATAAGTTCTGTTTCGATAATAGCTTCAGTACGTTTAGTCAGAAAACT GTATTCTTCGATATGCTGATCGACGGTGATGAGCAGGACGAAAAggactatgatgatgataaagaaaTGGAACTTG GTAACGCAGCAGAAACATACATGATGCGAGTACGAGATATATCAGAGTCTGTCACCCGAGTGAAGGATAAGGTGTCCACAGCTAGGAGGCTCCAGGAGTTGCACTCTGCCCATGAGGCTAGAGACAGGAACTTGGCTGAGGAGATGTGTGACAG agtaTTAACATGGTCCATAGGACACGtacttttaatgttattagTAGGAATTACACag gtaatatttgtaaaaagtcTCTTCGAAGACACAAGGAGTTTTAGGAAACTTGTCCCCGGTTTTTCAAGTCGGTGA
- the LOC110381918 gene encoding annexin A7 isoform X2, producing MGNIPSQGQGGYGQGQPGYGPQQGPFGGGPYQQGYGQQQQYGYPQQGGYPQQGGYPQQGGYPQQGGYPQQGYPQQGYPQQGYQQQHNYPQQGYGQQGYGQQGYGQQGYGQGQPGGMQGVAQKAGCAACIACLTCLLCSCCQGMLGAGMDPEHQGEEGGGYDQGGTNVSPPQTSGMDDY from the exons ATGGGGAACATA CCATCTCAGGGGCAAGGAGGGTACGGTCAAGGTCAACCCGGCTACGGGCCGCAGCAGGGCCCATTCGGTGGCGGCCCCTACCAACAGGGGTATGGACAGCAACAACAG TACGGCTATCCTCAACAGGGAGGGTATCCACAACAAGGGGGATATCCACAGCAAGGAGGATATCCACAACAGGGAGGATATCCGCAACAGGGCTATCCACAACAGGGCTATCCACAACAGGGATATCAACAACAACATAACTATCCACAACAGGGGTATGGGCAGCAGGGATATGGACAGCAAGGATATGGCCAGCAAGGATATGGACAAG GTCAACCGGGAGGGATGCAAGGCGTTGCCCAGAAAGCTGGTTGCGCAGCCTGCATCGCATGCCTGACGTGCCTCCTATGTTCTTGCTGCCAAGGCATGCTAGGAGCTGGCATGGATCCTGAGCACCAGGGCGAGGAGGGGGGAGGATATGATCAAGGTGGAACCAACGTCTCACCTCCGCAAACGTCAGGCATGGACGATTATTAG